A genomic window from Chitinophaga pollutisoli includes:
- a CDS encoding group III truncated hemoglobin, with amino-acid sequence MNDIRDIEDIKLLVNTFYDKIRQDEMLGPIFNERIAPDAWPAHLETMYKFWGTQLLGEKDYFGAPYVKHRTLPVDQVHFDRWVQLWHATADTLFQGPRVATAKVKGASIAQIFLGKIRFERGQFQ; translated from the coding sequence ATGAACGACATCAGAGATATTGAGGATATTAAGCTGCTGGTGAACACTTTTTACGATAAAATCCGGCAAGACGAAATGCTGGGGCCGATCTTTAATGAACGCATCGCCCCGGACGCATGGCCCGCACACCTGGAAACGATGTATAAATTCTGGGGTACACAGCTGTTGGGCGAGAAGGATTATTTCGGTGCGCCGTACGTCAAGCACCGGACGTTGCCGGTAGACCAGGTTCATTTCGATCGTTGGGTGCAGTTGTGGCATGCCACGGCTGATACGCTGTTCCAGGGGCCTCGCGTGGCTACGGCGAAAGTGAAAGGCGCTTCCATCGCGCAGATTTTCCTGGGAAAAATCCGCTTCGAACGCGGTCAGTTTCAATAA